The Cetobacterium sp. 8H DNA window AGCAAGAAATTCTAAAACTTTCTTTTCTATATCATTCATAAAAATTATCACCTCATGTAATAAAAACTATTTACTTTTATTGTATCACAAAAAAAATAATTTGTTAATTTTTTTGCAAGCATGTTATAATTGACTAAAAATATATACTATATTTGGAGGGAAAATGGAAGAGAAAGTATTTGAAAATAAGCAGGAGATGGTAGAGTTTTCAATAAGAACTACCTATAGAAAAAAAATATGGTCAAAGTTCACAAAAGCAATAAAAGATTTTGATTTAATAGAAGATGGGGATAAAATAGCAGTAGGAGTATCTGGTGGAAAGGATAGTTTACTTTTAGCAAAACTTTTTCAAGAGTTAAAAAAAGATAGAAGTAAAAATTTTGAAGTTGCATTTATATCGATGAATCCTGGGTTTGGAGCAATGGATTTAGAGCAATTTAAAAGTAATTTAGAGGAGTTAGGAATCCCATGTGAAATTTTTGACGCAAATGTTTGGGAGATAGCATTTGAAGCAGATCCAGATAGTCCATGCTTTCTATGTGCTAAAATGAGAAGAGGAGTTTTATATAAAAAAGTTGAGGAGTTAGGATATAATAAACTAGCTTTAGGACATCATTTTGATGATATGATAGAAACAACACTAATAAATATGTTTTATGCTGGGACAACAAAGACGATGATTCCAAAGGTTGCTTCAACAAGTGGTAAACTAGAGTTAATAAGACCTTTAATCTATATAAAAGAGCAGGACATAATAAACTTTACAAAAAGAAACGAGATCCAAGCAATGGCTTGTGGATGCCCAATCGAATCAGGAAAAGTTGACTCTAAAAGAAAAGAGATCAAACAGCTTTTAGCTTCGTTAGAGGAGAAAAATCCTCAGATAAAGCAAAGTATATTTAATTCAATGAGAAATATAAACTTAGATTATGTTTTAGGATATGTTTCTAGCGATAAAAAAGGAGAATAAGAATTGTTGAAAATAGATAAAATAATAGATTTAGATGGGTATAGATTTCAAAACTATACATTTGAAGTTTTAGAAGATAAAGTAAGAGTTTTAAATACAAAAGAGGAAATAACGATTGAAATAAATTATGAAGCTCATAAAATAGTTAAACTTTTAGATAAAATATATAAACTAACAGAATTAAAGATTGTTTTATCTCAAATAGATGAGAGAGAAATTTTATCTTTTATTCAAGATAAGGGGTTTGAAAAAACTCTTTGGAGTCCGATAGGAAAAGCTATGCATGATTACAATATGATTCAAGAAGGGGATAGAATAGCAGTAGGAATATCTGGAGGAAAGGATAGTCTTACAGTTTTAAATGCTCTTATAAGAGTTAAGAAGATATCGGGAATAAAGTTTGAGATATTTCCAATACATATCCACCCTGTAGAGGAAGGTGGGAAGTACGGAGATATAAAAGAATACTGCAAAAAGATGGGAGTAGGACTTCAAGTTATAGAAACAAGTATTGGAGAGAGTATTTTAACAAATAAAGATTTAAAAAATCCTTGTTTCATGTGTGCTAGAGTAAGAAGAGGTCTTTTATATAAAGAGATGAAAAAGCAAAATATAAATAAACTTGTTTTAGGGCATCACAAAGATGATATAGTTGAAACATTTTTACTAAATGTTTTTTATCAAGGGAATATGGGTGTTATGAAACCTGCATATGACTCAGAAGAATATGGACTAAAAGTTATAAGACCTTTAGCTTATGTTGAGGAAAAGGAGATTATAAAGTATGCTAAAAAATTGAATCTTCCTATTTTGCATAATGATTGCCCTTATGAGACTAGCGACAACTCAAAACGTTTAAAAGTAAAAAAGATGATAGAAGAACTGTCTAAAGATAGCCCAAATATAAGAAGTGTAATGCTGAATAGTATAAAAAATCTATTTGTATAAAAAAGCTTTAATAATCAAAGTTTTATTCTTGACAAATATTCTGTGATAGATTATAATTCCATTATAGATAAAATTATAATGGGGAGGTTTATTTTATGACACCGTTAATTTTCGCAGAACAAAATAAAGAATTCATTATAAAAGAGATAAAAGGAAGAGATAAGGATAGAAATAGACTTACTGAAAAAGGATTTTGTATAGGTAACAAGATTTGCCTATTAAGAGATGATCAAAGTAACTACATAGTTAAAATAAATGATACTAAGTATGTTTTAAATTTTGGTTTAGCAAATAAGATAATAATAGATGAGAAAATATAAATATATAAAATCACAGCTAGTCTGTGATTTGTTTTTAGAAAAAAACTTTGATTTACAAAATATATCGTTGGCTTAAGAATGGGAGGACAAATGAAACTTACAGATTTAAAAAGAGGAGAATCGGCAAGGATTGTGAAAATAGGGAAAATTGGAGAGCTGAAGAAAAGGCTTGTTGATATGGGTGTTACTGCTGGAGAGGTTATAAGACTAGAGAGAAATGCTCCATTAGGTGATCCGCAAGAGTTTATAGTTAAGTCTACAAATATTGCTATAAGAAAACAGGATGCTCAAAATATAGAAGTTGAAAAGAATTAGGAGAGAAGATAATGATAAAAATAGCGTTTACGGGAAATCCAAATGTAGGTAAATCAGCATTAATAAATGCCATAGCAGGCTCTAATTTAAAAGTTGGAAACTGGGCAGGGGTAACAGTAGAGAAGAAAGAAGCAGAGTTTGAATATAAAGGTGAAAAGATTCAGTGTATAGATCTACCTGGAGTTTATAGTTTAAGTCCTTATACATTAGAAGAGATGATAACAAGAGACTTTATAATCAATGAAAAACCAGATGTTGTTATAAATATAGTGGATTCTACAAACTTAGAGAGAAATCTATATCTGACAATGCTTTTAAAAGAGCTAGGAAGACCTATGATCATGGCACTTAACTTCTATGATGAATTCGAAAAGTTAAACTATAAGTTAGATACTAAAAAGTTTGAAGAGTTAGTTGAAATGGATGTTGTTATGACATCAGCTACCAAGAAGACAGGACTTCAAGAACTTTTAGATAGAGCTCTTGAAATAGCAAAAAATAAAAAAGATGAAGTGGAATATACTCTTTTATTTGATAATTGCTTACAAGATGCAATAGAGGTTGTAAAATGTAAAATAAATTGTGATGAAACTTTATTAAAAGCATCTAAAAAGTTTGGAATTAACTTTTTAGCAATAAAATTAATTGAAAGAGACTCACACTTACTTGAGATATTAAAAGAGGAGTATGGATATTCTTTAGATCAGGAGATAGTAAAAAGTGCAGAGCAATTGGAACTAGATCATGATGAAGATGTTGAGACAATCTTAGCAGAGGGAAGATATGGAACAGTAAAAGGAATTTTAGCTAGAACATTTACTACTTCAATGAAGTCAAGATTGGATTTTACAGATAAAATTGATAGAATTTTACTTAATAAATATTTAGGACTACCAATATTCTTACTTATAATAGTGGGACTTATGGGAACAGTATTTAATGGATCAGCTCCACTTATCGATTGGGTAGACGGATTTGTTAATAATTATATTGGAAAATATGTAGGTATGTTAATTGATGAGAACACTCCAGCTTGGTTAGCATCACTTGTTGTAGATGGAATTTTAGGAGGAGTAGGAGGAGTAGTTGTGTTTGTTCCTCTAATGCTGTATCTATATTTCTTCTTGGCTCTTCTAGAAGAGAGTGGTTATATGTCAAGAGTTGCTTTCTTAATGGATAGAATAATGACAAAATTAGGATTGAATGGAAAAGCTTTCGTACCAATGGTTTTAGGATTTGGTTGTACTGTACCAGCAATATATGCGACAAGAACTTTAGAAGATGATTCATCTAGAAGACTTACAGCGGCTATGGCACCATTCATGTCATGTGGAGCAAGATTACCAGTTTATGGACTATTCACTGCAGCGTTTTTCGGAGCAAAAGCAGGATTGGTAGTTATGTCTCTATATGTTTTAGGAATAACTGTAGCTATTTTAACAGGACTGATTTTAAAGAATTTTAAAATGTTTAAATCTGAGGGAAAAGCACTTTTAATTGAGTTACCTCCATACAGAGTTCCAAGTTTAAGAGTTATAGTTAAATCTACACTGACAAGAACAACATCATACTTGAAAAAAGCTACTACTATTATAATGGGAATGCTTATGATTTTATGGGCTCTAACATATTTCCCAAATAATGGCGATACTGCAAACTCTTATATGGCAAAGTTCGGGAAAACTTTCCAAGGTGTGTTAAAACCAACAGGATTTGCAGATAGATGGGAAACTGTTGCAGCTATACCACCAAGTTTAGCGGCGAAAGAGATAGTTGTTGGATTTATGGCACAAGTTTTAGTAGGAGATAACGGTGCTCAAGAAGAGGAAGAAGAAGCACCTACAACATTCTTTGAAGATACAACAGAACAAGTGGTTGGATTAGGAATTGCAATTAAAGATTCTGTACTTGCAGTTGTAAGTTTTGATGTTAAAGGACTATTCTCAGTTCCGGAAGCTAGTGAAATAGAAGAAGAAGGAAATGGAATTGTTGCAGCAACTAAAATGTTATGGACAGATAATTTAGCTCCTTTAAGAGCATACTCGTTTATGGTATATATCTTATTAGTAGTTCCTTGTGTAGTAACTTTAGGAGCAATTAAACAGGAGTTTGGATATAAATTTACAGGATTTATAATAGGGTTACTTTTAGTGGTTCCGTACGTAGTTT harbors:
- a CDS encoding ferrous iron transport protein A encodes the protein MKLTDLKRGESARIVKIGKIGELKKRLVDMGVTAGEVIRLERNAPLGDPQEFIVKSTNIAIRKQDAQNIEVEKN
- a CDS encoding ATP-binding protein; the protein is MLKIDKIIDLDGYRFQNYTFEVLEDKVRVLNTKEEITIEINYEAHKIVKLLDKIYKLTELKIVLSQIDEREILSFIQDKGFEKTLWSPIGKAMHDYNMIQEGDRIAVGISGGKDSLTVLNALIRVKKISGIKFEIFPIHIHPVEEGGKYGDIKEYCKKMGVGLQVIETSIGESILTNKDLKNPCFMCARVRRGLLYKEMKKQNINKLVLGHHKDDIVETFLLNVFYQGNMGVMKPAYDSEEYGLKVIRPLAYVEEKEIIKYAKKLNLPILHNDCPYETSDNSKRLKVKKMIEELSKDSPNIRSVMLNSIKNLFV
- a CDS encoding ATP-binding protein, translated to MEEKVFENKQEMVEFSIRTTYRKKIWSKFTKAIKDFDLIEDGDKIAVGVSGGKDSLLLAKLFQELKKDRSKNFEVAFISMNPGFGAMDLEQFKSNLEELGIPCEIFDANVWEIAFEADPDSPCFLCAKMRRGVLYKKVEELGYNKLALGHHFDDMIETTLINMFYAGTTKTMIPKVASTSGKLELIRPLIYIKEQDIINFTKRNEIQAMACGCPIESGKVDSKRKEIKQLLASLEEKNPQIKQSIFNSMRNINLDYVLGYVSSDKKGE
- the feoB gene encoding ferrous iron transport protein B; the encoded protein is MIKIAFTGNPNVGKSALINAIAGSNLKVGNWAGVTVEKKEAEFEYKGEKIQCIDLPGVYSLSPYTLEEMITRDFIINEKPDVVINIVDSTNLERNLYLTMLLKELGRPMIMALNFYDEFEKLNYKLDTKKFEELVEMDVVMTSATKKTGLQELLDRALEIAKNKKDEVEYTLLFDNCLQDAIEVVKCKINCDETLLKASKKFGINFLAIKLIERDSHLLEILKEEYGYSLDQEIVKSAEQLELDHDEDVETILAEGRYGTVKGILARTFTTSMKSRLDFTDKIDRILLNKYLGLPIFLLIIVGLMGTVFNGSAPLIDWVDGFVNNYIGKYVGMLIDENTPAWLASLVVDGILGGVGGVVVFVPLMLYLYFFLALLEESGYMSRVAFLMDRIMTKLGLNGKAFVPMVLGFGCTVPAIYATRTLEDDSSRRLTAAMAPFMSCGARLPVYGLFTAAFFGAKAGLVVMSLYVLGITVAILTGLILKNFKMFKSEGKALLIELPPYRVPSLRVIVKSTLTRTTSYLKKATTIIMGMLMILWALTYFPNNGDTANSYMAKFGKTFQGVLKPTGFADRWETVAAIPPSLAAKEIVVGFMAQVLVGDNGAQEEEEEAPTTFFEDTTEQVVGLGIAIKDSVLAVVSFDVKGLFSVPEASEIEEEGNGIVAATKMLWTDNLAPLRAYSFMVYILLVVPCVVTLGAIKQEFGYKFTGFIIGLLLVVPYVVSTLIFQIGRLFF
- a CDS encoding FeoA family protein, with protein sequence MTPLIFAEQNKEFIIKEIKGRDKDRNRLTEKGFCIGNKICLLRDDQSNYIVKINDTKYVLNFGLANKIIIDEKI